A single genomic interval of Suncus etruscus isolate mSunEtr1 chromosome 10, mSunEtr1.pri.cur, whole genome shotgun sequence harbors:
- the LOC126020859 gene encoding cyclin-Q-like, whose product METVVPEGRGAGDAPQSPPEARVHFRVTRFIMEAGIQLGMRSIPIATACTIYHKFFGETHVEAYDPYLVAMSSLYLAGKVEEQHLRIRDIINVSNRYFHPGSEPLELDARFWEMRDSIVQCELLVLRVLRFQVSFQHPHKYLLHYLLSLKNWLNRYGWQRTPISITAWALLRDSYHGGLCLRFRAQHIAVAVLYLALQAYGVEVPAEAEAEKPWWQAFSDDITKPIIDNIVSDLIQIYTLDTEIP is encoded by the coding sequence ATGGAGACCGTTGTCCCGGAGGGCCGTGGAGCAGGGGACGCCCCCCAGTCGCCACCCGAAGCCAGGGTGCACTTCCGAGTGACCAGGTTCATCATGGAGGCAGGTATCCAACTTGGGATGCGCTCCATTCCCATTGCCACTGCCTGTACCATTTACCACAAGTTCTTCGGTGAGACCCATGTTGAGGCCTATGACCCCTACTTGGTTGCCATGTCTTCCCTTTACCTGGCTGGCAAAGTGGAGGAGCAGCACCTGCGTATCCGGGACATCATCAACGTTTCCAACAGGTACTTCCACCCGGGGAGTGAACCCCTGGAACTGGATGCCCGCTTCTGGGAGATGCGAGACAGCATCGTGCAGTGTGAGCTCCTGGTGCTGCGAGTCCTGCGTTTCCAGGTTTCCTTCCAGCACCCCCACAAGTATTTACTCCACTACCTGCTTTCTCTCAAGAACTGGCTGAACCGTTATGGCTGGCAGCGGACCCCCATCTCCATCACAGCTTGGGCACTGTTACGGGACAGTTACCATGGGGGACTATGCCTCCGCTTCCGAGCTCAGCACATAGCCGTGGCAGTGCTCTACCTGGCATTGCAGGCCTATGGTGTGGAAGTACCTGCTGAGGCTGAGGCTGAGAAGCCCTGGTGGCAGGCCTTTAGTGACGACATAACCAAGCCAATCATTGATAACATTGTGTCTGATCTTATTCAGATTTATACCTTGGACACAGAGATTCCCTAA